In Camelus dromedarius isolate mCamDro1 chromosome 24, mCamDro1.pat, whole genome shotgun sequence, one genomic interval encodes:
- the UBFD1 gene encoding ubiquitin domain-containing protein UBFD1 isoform X2 has translation MAAAGAPDGMEEPGMDTEAETVATEAPARPLNCVEAEAAAGAAAEDSCAARGSLQPAPAQPPGDPAAQASVSNGEDAGGGAGRELVDLKIIWNKTKHDVKFPLDSTGSELKQKIHSITGLPPAMQKVMYKGLVPEDKTLREIKVTSGAKIMVVGSTINDVLAVNTPKDAAQQDAKAEENKKEPLCRQKQHRKVLDKGKPEDVMPSVKGAQERLPTVPLSGMYNKSGGKVRLTFKLEQDQLWIGTKERTEKLPMGSIKNVVSEPIEGHEDYHMMLDPFTPF, from the exons ATGGCGGCGGCCGGAGCCCCGGATG GCATGGAGGAGCCTGGCATGGACACGGAGGCAGAGACCGTGGCGACCGAGGCGCCCGCGCGCCCCCTCAACTGCGTGGAGGCCGAAgccgcggcgggggcggcggccgaGGACTCCTGCGCTGCGCGAGGCAGCCTGCAGCCGGCCCCGGCCCAGCCCCCTGGGGACCCCGCGGCCCAGGCCTCGGTCAGCAACGGCGAGGACGCGGGCGGCGGCGCAGGCAGGGAGCTggtggacctgaagatcatctgGAACAAGACTAAGCACGACGTGAAGTTCCCCCTGGACAGCACAGGCTCCGAGCTAAAACAGAAGATTCACTCGATTACAG GTCTCCCGCCTGCCATGCAGAAAGTCATGTATAAAGGCCTTGTCCCCGAGGATAAGACgttgagagaaataaaagtgacCAGCGGGGCCAAGATCATGGTGGTTGGCTCCACGATAAATGACGTTTTAGCAGTAAACACGCCCAAAGATGCGGCCCAGCAGGACGCCAAGGCCGAAGAGAACAAGAAGGAGCCTCTCTGCAGGCAGAAA CAACACAGGAAAGTATTGGATAAAGGAAAACCCGAAGATGTGATGCCGTCTGTTAAGGGTGCCCAG GAGCGCCTGCCAACGGTACCCTTATCCGGCATGTACAATAAGTCTGGAGGAAAAGTGAGACTCACCTTTAAGCTAGAACAAGACCAGCTGTGGATCGGCACTAAAG AGCGGACGGAGAAATTGCCCATGGGCTCCATTAAAAATGTGGTCAGCGAACCTATCGAAGGACACGAAGACTACCACATGATG ctgGACCCCTTCACTCCCTTTTGA
- the NDUFAB1 gene encoding acyl carrier protein, mitochondrial, whose product MAARVLCACVRRLPAAFAPLPRLPTLAAARALSTTLFPAGSRTRPGAPQPALVFAQVPGGVTQLCRQYSDAPPLTLEGIKDRVLYVLKLYDKIDPEKLSVNSHFMKDLGLDSLDQVEIIMAMEDEFGFEIPDIDAEKLMCPQEIVDYIADKKDVYE is encoded by the exons ATGGCGGCTCGTGTCCTTTGCGCCTGTGTCCGCCGACTGCCCGCGGCCTTCGCGCCACTGCCCAGGCTTCCTACGCTGGCCGCCGCCCGGGCGCTCAGCACCACCCTGTTCCCCGCGGGGTCCCGGACCAGGCCTGGGGCTCCGCAGCCGGCCTTGGTGTTCGCGCAG GTTCCAGGTGGAGTGACGCAGCTATGCCGCCAGTATAGCGACGCGCCCCCTTtgacactagaaggaatcaaggaCCGTGTTCTTTACGTCTTGAAACTTTATGACAAGATTGACCCAGAAAAG CTCTCGGTAAATTCCCATTTTATGAAAGACCTGGGCTTAGACAGTTTGGACCAAGTGGAGATTATCATGGCCATGGAGGACGAATTTG ggtttgaaattcctgataTAGATGCGGAGAAGTTAATGTGCCCACAAGAAATTGTAGATTACATTGCAGATAAGAAAGATgtatatgaataa
- the UBFD1 gene encoding ubiquitin domain-containing protein UBFD1 isoform X1, translated as MAAAGAPDGMEEPGMDTEAETVATEAPARPLNCVEAEAAAGAAAEDSCAARGSLQPAPAQPPGDPAAQASVSNGEDAGGGAGRELVDLKIIWNKTKHDVKFPLDSTGSELKQKIHSITGLPPAMQKVMYKGLVPEDKTLREIKVTSGAKIMVVGSTINDVLAVNTPKDAAQQDAKAEENKKEPLCRQKQHRKVLDKGKPEDVMPSVKGAQERLPTVPLSGMYNKSGGKVRLTFKLEQDQLWIGTKERTEKLPMGSIKNVVSEPIEGHEDYHMMAFQLGPTEASYYWVYWVPTQYVDAIKDTVLGKWQYF; from the exons ATGGCGGCGGCCGGAGCCCCGGATG GCATGGAGGAGCCTGGCATGGACACGGAGGCAGAGACCGTGGCGACCGAGGCGCCCGCGCGCCCCCTCAACTGCGTGGAGGCCGAAgccgcggcgggggcggcggccgaGGACTCCTGCGCTGCGCGAGGCAGCCTGCAGCCGGCCCCGGCCCAGCCCCCTGGGGACCCCGCGGCCCAGGCCTCGGTCAGCAACGGCGAGGACGCGGGCGGCGGCGCAGGCAGGGAGCTggtggacctgaagatcatctgGAACAAGACTAAGCACGACGTGAAGTTCCCCCTGGACAGCACAGGCTCCGAGCTAAAACAGAAGATTCACTCGATTACAG GTCTCCCGCCTGCCATGCAGAAAGTCATGTATAAAGGCCTTGTCCCCGAGGATAAGACgttgagagaaataaaagtgacCAGCGGGGCCAAGATCATGGTGGTTGGCTCCACGATAAATGACGTTTTAGCAGTAAACACGCCCAAAGATGCGGCCCAGCAGGACGCCAAGGCCGAAGAGAACAAGAAGGAGCCTCTCTGCAGGCAGAAA CAACACAGGAAAGTATTGGATAAAGGAAAACCCGAAGATGTGATGCCGTCTGTTAAGGGTGCCCAG GAGCGCCTGCCAACGGTACCCTTATCCGGCATGTACAATAAGTCTGGAGGAAAAGTGAGACTCACCTTTAAGCTAGAACAAGACCAGCTGTGGATCGGCACTAAAG AGCGGACGGAGAAATTGCCCATGGGCTCCATTAAAAATGTGGTCAGCGAACCTATCGAAGGACACGAAGACTACCACATGATG gCGTTTCAGTTGGGCCCCACGGAAGCCTCTTACTACTGGGTGTACTGGGTTCCGACTCAATATGTGGATGCAATCAAAGACACTGTGCTGGGGAAGTGGCAGTATTTTTGA
- the UBFD1 gene encoding ubiquitin domain-containing protein UBFD1 isoform X3, with translation MAAAGAPDGMEEPGMDTEAETVATEAPARPLNCVEAEAAAGAAAEDSCAARGSLQPAPAQPPGDPAAQASVSNGEDAGGGAGRELVDLKIIWNKTKHDVKFPLDSTGSELKQKIHSITGLPPAMQKVMYKGLVPEDKTLREIKVTSGAKIMVVGSTINDVLAVNTPKDAAQQDAKAEENKKEPLCRQKQHRKVLDKGKPEDVMPSVKGAQERLPTVPLSGMYNKSGGKVRLTFKLEQDQLWIGTKERTEKLPMGSIKNVVSEPIEGHEDYHMMMPFH, from the exons ATGGCGGCGGCCGGAGCCCCGGATG GCATGGAGGAGCCTGGCATGGACACGGAGGCAGAGACCGTGGCGACCGAGGCGCCCGCGCGCCCCCTCAACTGCGTGGAGGCCGAAgccgcggcgggggcggcggccgaGGACTCCTGCGCTGCGCGAGGCAGCCTGCAGCCGGCCCCGGCCCAGCCCCCTGGGGACCCCGCGGCCCAGGCCTCGGTCAGCAACGGCGAGGACGCGGGCGGCGGCGCAGGCAGGGAGCTggtggacctgaagatcatctgGAACAAGACTAAGCACGACGTGAAGTTCCCCCTGGACAGCACAGGCTCCGAGCTAAAACAGAAGATTCACTCGATTACAG GTCTCCCGCCTGCCATGCAGAAAGTCATGTATAAAGGCCTTGTCCCCGAGGATAAGACgttgagagaaataaaagtgacCAGCGGGGCCAAGATCATGGTGGTTGGCTCCACGATAAATGACGTTTTAGCAGTAAACACGCCCAAAGATGCGGCCCAGCAGGACGCCAAGGCCGAAGAGAACAAGAAGGAGCCTCTCTGCAGGCAGAAA CAACACAGGAAAGTATTGGATAAAGGAAAACCCGAAGATGTGATGCCGTCTGTTAAGGGTGCCCAG GAGCGCCTGCCAACGGTACCCTTATCCGGCATGTACAATAAGTCTGGAGGAAAAGTGAGACTCACCTTTAAGCTAGAACAAGACCAGCTGTGGATCGGCACTAAAG AGCGGACGGAGAAATTGCCCATGGGCTCCATTAAAAATGTGGTCAGCGAACCTATCGAAGGACACGAAGACTACCACATGATG ATGCCATTTCACTAG